The genomic region CCTCCCACACCTGGCCTGTTGCGTAACCTCCTGCCCCCGTCAGCTGTTGGGGTGTGAAATGCGACCCCCTCAGTGCCGACGCACGGCGCCCTAGACAGCCCGATGACCTCCCTGGAGCCTTCGCTGGGTCTGTCCGAGTGGCGGTCTGAGAGCGCTTCAACGAGCCAGctgtcgttgttgttgttgggacCCCATGACCTCCACACAAAGcaggtctcccccctccccgtccaCTCTCCTTTCACTGACGCTCAACGCAATTATAACCCATCACTCAGTCTGGTGCTCTCCGCTGGGCAGCGTCCTTCTCACAGTCGCCATCGAGATGAGCACGGCCTCAAGGTTGACGAACCAATCAGGGACCGCGGAGGCAGAGCAGGAACTCGTTCATGTGTGGAGTAGGTCGGACGAGCGCCGATCCAACTTTCCAGTGAGTTGTTGAAACAAGAACACCTTTGATCTAGGAAAGTGGGCCATTAAACCAAACACACCGTGACCCAAGTGCACCATGAACTGTCCAGTCACATAGTAAAATACAGATTTAttagaaaatacagaaatcacTGGCCAATGGAATAGGGTGTTACATTGTCAATATTTACACAGACTCAGCTTCGAAAGTAAATCAGAGAAAAGAATAAAGGACTGACAAGTATTACAGACAATGTAAGAAATAATAATGTTGGACCTTGTACTACCCTGAACAGTTCCACAATAATCTATTGATAACAGTCGACAACTCAGTGATGACAGCAGTAACGTTAGAGTCGAGCTCTTTAATCTAAAACACAAATATGTGATGACAGCAGAATAATGAGAGTATAGTTTGGGAGGGTGTCGCTGAAGCGCTGGCTGTCCCTGGTGGGTCCCCCCGGTGATGCGGTCCTGTCGGCGTGGCGACACGGACGCTCAGAACAGGTCTTTGGTCGTGGAGTTGAAAATGGCATCACTGTGGGACTTCTTAGACAGATCATACTGGAGAACAAAGAACCAATatcagggagaggatggagagagtggaagtaggggggggggagagagagagagagacaggagagagtgtagagagagagagaaacaagtagggggcgagagagaagcGAGGAGCCAGACTAATGGATGAGGAGGGGTCTTACTGAGAAGTCAGAGTAGCTGGTGTCCACCGCAGGGTTCTGGCTGCTGTTACACTCCAGCAGAGGGGGGCGATGGATGGTGCCGTCCACGGGCCTGGCTTTCATCTGAAGACGCACAGAACAAGATGTCATCCAGCTAAAGAGTACCTAACCGGTGCAGAAAAGGTCACttgcaattgtgtgtgtgttaccttgttAGAGGGAGGTGGCTTGCTGTTGGACACGCTGATAAAGGTGGCGCTGGAGACACTGGTCCTCTGGATTGACGATTGGTTCGGAATCTGGACAGGACCCCGGGATTGGCTGGGAGTCTGGATGAAAAGACAACCCGGATTGGCGAGGAGTCAGAAGGGGGCAGCCGACTGGCTAGGAACAGGGGAGGGCGTAGCTTATTGGTTAGAagcatggggagagagagggggctgtaCCTTCCTGatcttggtgggggtggggccacTCATACCACTGTGGGGTCTCTTGGTAGGAGTCTTGAACTGAGTCGTATCCCCCTTCTTACCcgactgctgctgctggacacacacacacacaacttgcaCTGTAATTGCGAAAAGGTCCATTGACAGAACGCctagatgtgtgagtgtgtacgctgcatgtgttggtgtgtgcatcCTATAACCAACCCTTtcactcttttccctctctctttgctgtttGTGCTCCTCCCATTGGCTAGAGATGAGGGTCATGACCTTCTGACCCCAGACCAGGAAGTCAGTTCCGTGGCTCTGCTCCCAGAGTTTTACCCCTGACCTCAGCTCCTCTtccaactgagagagagacatagagtgagaatgtgtgtgtattcacagcacgtgcatctgtgtgtgtgcgtcaacaTAGccaagcagggaggagaggaagacagtctGAACAGGAGAACAGTAGAAGCTGATTAGGTAacactgcccccacccccacccatcctTCATCAAACCAATTGGCTCTGATTAGCTGCTGCAACAGGCTGGGGAGATGATGGgagagtgatgtcatcagagATGAGAGTTGgccagaagagaaggagagatggagagaggagaggtggagagacagatggtGGTGCTGCTGACCTTTGGCAGCATCTTCTGGACCTTGACCCTCTCCTTGGCCTCCTTCAGCAAGGCTCCTCCTCTGTTAGAGAAGCGGCTGGGATCGTTGGCCTTCTTCTACAGACATGGGCGGTGGGGGGGAATGAAGGTTCAAGCTAGTGATGTACCGAAATGAATAGTCTAGGTCGAAACCAAAACCGAATTCTGGATGCATGTCCGAAAACCAAAACTTTAAAACTCACTATACTAATATTAGACTTTTCAGTTCATTTCAATTTCAGCAACATACGCCGTCTTAAAATGTGCAGTCGGCAGTGTTTTTTTTCAACAGAAATTGTATGTGCTTATCAGAAGCACAAGTATTTCCACACTGCTGACTTGACCCCCTTTTGCAGGGTAGTGCCATGACAATGTCTACTATGAACGACAGTGAAATCTAAGCCCTGAGGAGCGTGGCTGCATTTATTTTGGGCAAAACCAGAAAATTCAATTTTCTGCCCAAAATGTTTGCCAGCGGAATGTTTGGTGCAGCCGTATTTCAAGTCTCCTTACTAAGGTCCAACATGACCAGACAAAACAAGCCAAGAGCTCCATCTAAAGGTGGGTCTGTGTTTGTAATGgcaattgtgtgtgtctgtatgcgtgATGATgtgcgatgatgatgatgataaaaataataatgtgttaatgtgtgtgagtggcccAGTTACCTCAAATTCTTGGAAGAGGGCCCAGGTGTTTTCCCACTTGTGCAGagtgtccagcagggggcgagCCTGCTGGTGGTGGGACTTCATGTTCAGCAGCTCTGCATCGTGCACAGCTAGGAGCTCTTCTGTGAAGACGGCTACCGGGAGGGAAAGGCTGGGGGTCACACAGGCTTGGCAGGGTCCCCATTCAATTCAGGGCACCATTTTCCATTACTTTTCATGTTGATTTCCATTATTTTCCcaaaaaactaaactaaacatgCTCGGTAGAGCAAGATATCTTCCTGTTGGACATATTCAGACAATGCTCAAAAAATCACAATAATGTATGTGCATGATAAAAGCCAGTGAGCATAATCATAGTTGTGGTATATGTCGTGTAAGGTCTGTTATTGTGTTCCACCAGCTTCCCCACATGTCAGGTGACTGTGTTACTCACAGTGAGAGAAGCATaggcctacgtgtgtgtgtgtgtgtcagtaactCACTGTTGCAGAAGTGTGTGTTGAAAGCCTCTCTCTGCTGGGGGCTGAAGGTGCAgagctcccagagagagagaagctcctCACGGACCttcctcaccacctcctccagcctgctcttCTGCTGCTCACTCAGGCGCTCCTCCTCACTGCGCCACTAGAGGGAGACACAGCCACCGTCACTACAGCgtgcgggagggagagagaagcgtgCATGTTGGGGTTTTGGCGGGCGGGAGGTTCCCCCCACCTGTTTCATCTGGTCAGATAGGGTTCCACGGACGTTCTCCAGGAagttctgtctgtcctcctctaaACAATCAAGACGGTTCCACAGACAGGCTGTCTTCTCCTTCAGCTGTTCCACACATTCCACCAGGGAATCCCTTTTAGCCTgaatctggacacacacacacacacacacaggaatacaacaatattattattattgtagcaGTGGCTTATTACATTTTGTAGCACTGTCATATGTCACATTCAGTTATTTGAAAAATAAGTTTGCAAATAAATGGAATCAATTACAAGGTCACACAATTAAGGTTTGCGAAACCTCAAGCACAGACTTCATCCAGCTCAGTCTTTAAGAGGTGGGGCCAGGCTGTGTTGCAGCCTACACCAGGGTGTTGTGTCATGGTATGGTTATGGTGTGGTATGGCCCCCTACCTTGGCGAGCAGCAGCTTGAGAGCGTTGATGTTGTCGTGCGTGAGCAGGAAGATGTCCTGGTCGCTGCAGACCgactctctctccaggctggtctcaggcTCATGACCCATCTCCTCCATCAGCCTCCTGATGTCATCACGAAGGCCGGAAAACACCGCCACGCGCTTGGTCTGCGGGGACACACACGggttacatgcacacactctctacagggagagacacacacagtctactgtgaaacaacacaccggttacacacacacacacgcagtctgtagacacgcacacacaccctacctttTCCTCGGTGAGGGTGGCTATATGTTGTCTCAGCTCCTTCAGCTGTGTGGTTGAGGGTATGCTTCCGGTGGGGATGTAGTACGGGGTGGCACAAAGCTCCACACACAGGTCTTTATCCTGTTTCTCTAGCTGCTGTTTCTCTAACAGGCGCTCGGCCTTCTCCCGCCCCAGAGCATCCACCTCGTCACGAAGGTGCTTCTCCATCTGCAGCACCGTCAGGCCCTCTGGAGGCTGCACCATAcacaggggtggagaggtggataaCCGAACACAGGGTGGAGTTAGGCAACAGTAAGTAATCAGGCTGTCAGCAGGCTTTAGTCCAGTGGGAGGGTACATACTTAACACCACTGGGAGAGCACAGTGGCGGGCAGTCTCCACTGACAAAATATTCAAATGAAACAATTGAAATTAAAATTACGTTTTCTTATGTCAGTACGTTATACATGGCGACCCAATGCAGGCTAAGGTTT from Osmerus mordax isolate fOsmMor3 chromosome 14, fOsmMor3.pri, whole genome shotgun sequence harbors:
- the zgc:86764 gene encoding protein regulator of cytokinesis 1 isoform X2 — translated: MSTRRSKVLAFSLVTGINMAMARLVDIWDSIGIMEDKRVQRMETVKKHIENLLKKMIAEEESMEDNLRKNIINFKKDLETLCLELALEPNKPPEGLTVLQMEKHLRDEVDALGREKAERLLEKQQLEKQDKDLCVELCATPYYIPTGSIPSTTQLKELRQHIATLTEEKTKRVAVFSGLRDDIRRLMEEMGHEPETSLERESVCSDQDIFLLTHDNINALKLLLAKIQAKRDSLVECVEQLKEKTACLWNRLDCLEEDRQNFLENVRGTLSDQMKQWRSEEERLSEQQKSRLEEVVRKVREELLSLWELCTFSPQQREAFNTHFCNTVFTEELLAVHDAELLNMKSHHQQARPLLDTLHKWENTWALFQEFEKKANDPSRFSNRGGALLKEAKERVKVQKMLPKLEEELRSGVKLWEQSHGTDFLVWGQKVMTLISSQWEEHKQQREREKSERQQSGKKGDTTQFKTPTKRPHSGMSGPTPTKIRKTPSQSRGPVQIPNQSSIQRTSVSSATFISVSNSKPPPSNKMKARPVDGTIHRPPLLECNSSQNPAVDTSYSDFSYDLSKKSHSDAIFNSTTKDLF
- the zgc:86764 gene encoding protein regulator of cytokinesis 1 isoform X3, with protein sequence MSTRRSKVLAFSLVTGINMAMARLVDIWDSIGIMEDKRVQRMETVKKHIENLLKKMIAEEESMEDNLRKNIINFKKDLETLCLELALEPNKPPEGLTVLQMEKHLRDEVDALGREKAERLLEKQQLEKQDKDLCVELCATPYYIPTGSIPSTTQLKELRQHIATLTEEKTKRVAVFSGLRDDIRRLMEEMGHEPETSLERESVCSDQDIFLLTHDNINALKLLLAKIQAKRDSLVECVEQLKEKTACLWNRLDCLEEDRQNFLENVRGTLSDQMKQWRSEEERLSEQQKSRLEEVVRKVREELLSLWELCTFSPQQREAFNTHFCNTVFTEELLAVHDAELLNMKSHHQQARPLLDTLHKWENTWALFQEFEKANDPSRFSNRGGALLKEAKERVKVQKMLPKLEEELRSGVKLWEQSHGTDFLVWGQKVMTLISSQWEEHKQQREREKSERQQQSGKKGDTTQFKTPTKRPHSGMSGPTPTKIRKTPSQSRGPVQIPNQSSIQRTSVSSATFISVSNSKPPPSNKMKARPVDGTIHRPPLLECNSSQNPAVDTSYSDFSYDLSKKSHSDAIFNSTTKDLF
- the zgc:86764 gene encoding protein regulator of cytokinesis 1 isoform X1 codes for the protein MSTRRSKVLAFSLVTGINMAMARLVDIWDSIGIMEDKRVQRMETVKKHIENLLKKMIAEEESMEDNLRKNIINFKKDLETLCLELALEPNKPPEGLTVLQMEKHLRDEVDALGREKAERLLEKQQLEKQDKDLCVELCATPYYIPTGSIPSTTQLKELRQHIATLTEEKTKRVAVFSGLRDDIRRLMEEMGHEPETSLERESVCSDQDIFLLTHDNINALKLLLAKIQAKRDSLVECVEQLKEKTACLWNRLDCLEEDRQNFLENVRGTLSDQMKQWRSEEERLSEQQKSRLEEVVRKVREELLSLWELCTFSPQQREAFNTHFCNTVFTEELLAVHDAELLNMKSHHQQARPLLDTLHKWENTWALFQEFEKKANDPSRFSNRGGALLKEAKERVKVQKMLPKLEEELRSGVKLWEQSHGTDFLVWGQKVMTLISSQWEEHKQQREREKSERQQQSGKKGDTTQFKTPTKRPHSGMSGPTPTKIRKTPSQSRGPVQIPNQSSIQRTSVSSATFISVSNSKPPPSNKMKARPVDGTIHRPPLLECNSSQNPAVDTSYSDFSYDLSKKSHSDAIFNSTTKDLF